The DNA window AAAATACTCAATATCTTCAAATTTTGTAATATCCCCATTCGCAATAATTTTCTTTCCTGTCGCAATAATCTCCTCAAACACTGTCCAATCAGCGGGCGTAGTGGAATTCTCTCGAGCATGACGCGCATGCACAATAAATGCATCCGCATCTACGCCATTAAGTAAATTCAAATACACTTTGTGCTCTTTCTCATACTGATTAAGTCCAAGACGCATCTTCACAGTTACGGGCAATCCTAATTTCTTCAAAATAGTAACCAGTTCTTGCACCCGCGCCACACGCTTAATCAGCGCCGCACCACTTCCCTCACTAATCACATCGGGACTTGGACAACCAAGATTGAGATTAAACCCCACTGGTTTAACATTATAAAAATCAAATGTATCAACAAATTTCTGTAACGCAGCAGGCTTCAACGCAAGTAATTGAATCACCGTTGGCGTCTCATTCTTCAAATCGAGCATATTTAACGTCGATTTATTCTTGCGCAACAATGCATCAACGCGAATCATCTCCGTGTATGTCACATCCGCACCATAGTTATAACACAACGTGCGAAACGCACAGTCGGAAGTACCTTCAAGAGGAGCAAGATGGATGATCATATGTTCCCAAGAAGAAGCTCTCTTTTTAAGAAATATGGTTAAATCTCTATTTTCCACAACAAAATTTTAAAGTACGCCCCTTCCCTACACTAAATGTCACAATTCCTTCCCGTCAACCTTCAAGAAGGCAAACAGTACTATCAGAACTTCAAGCAGTTTGACGTCGTTTTCATTACCGGCGATCCCTATTACGATCATCCGTTAAGTGGTATGTCCATCATCGCACGTCTCTTAGACAGCAAAGGCTACAAAGTCGGCATTATTCCCCAACCAGAAACCGATGAAGAATTTCAAGCCTGTGGACAACCAAAATACTTCTTCTGCATCACCAGTGGGCTTCTTGACAGCATGCTTGCCAACTACACGCCCATGTTGCATAAACGAGAGAATGTATTAGTCCCGGAGCGAGCACTCATCACATACACTACAAAAGTCAAAACTCTCTTCAAAGGGGTCATTACTGTTCTTGGTGGAGTGGAAGCAACCATCCGACGTTTTACTCATTTTGATTACAAAGAGAATACACTGCGTCGAGGAATTTTGCATGATACCAAAGCAGACATGCTCATTTTTGCCAATGCAGAAAGAGCCATTCTCACTTTATTACAACGAATGAGCAACATAAAGAAAGAAAGCGACACATTTGCACAAATCCGCGACAAACTAGATCTTTCCACTATCGATGGCACTTCCTATCGTATCAAAAAAGAAGAAATAAAACCTGATATTAGGGTTCTCCCCAGCTTTGAACAATGTGTTGCCAACAAAGAAGATTTCAGCCTACTTACTCGCTTACACTATTTACTTCCCGATGCACCATTTATTGAACCCACTGGTGTCGGATTCATCCAACACAATCGTCCCGAACACACTTTAACACAAGAAGAAATGGATCTTATCTACAACCTCCCTTTCACAAGAGATATCCACCCCCACGCGAAGAATCGCGAATTCAACGTGCAGATGGTTGAAAAACTCGCAGCATCTGTGATTATCGGTCGTGGCTGTTGGGGCAGCTGTAATTTCTGTATTATCCCTTTAGTTCAGGGTAAAGAAGTTGCTAAACGCAGCAAAGAAAGCATTGTCAAAGAAATAGAATCGATGTATGCTAAGGGCACAAAGAGAATCAACGATCTCACCCTCCCCACTTTGAATATGTACGGATCTTACTGCGATCTTTACGACCACCCACAAGAAATCTACTCCCCCCTCATCAACAAAACAATCACAGTCTACAACAAAACAGAATATTGTAATCAACAATGTGTTGGTTGTTCTCATCGTCAAATTAGCGATGATCTCATGCCAATTCTCGAAGAAGTAGAAAAACTCAATCAGAAATATCAACACACTTCTCTTGAACTTCGAAGTGCCATTCGTCATGACATTATTCTTGACCAAAAGAAACTCTTTCGCAAGATCATGCAGTTTACCACGCGTCTCAAGATTGCTCCAGAACATATTTCCGATAAAGTTTTGGCTTCCATGAACAAAGCTAGACGTAAAGAATTCGAATTATTTCTCGAAGAATTCAAAAAAGTCAATCAAGAACAAGGCACACGTAAACGACTCGTTCCTTATTTTGTTGCCGCACATCCAGGTAGTACGCAAGAAGATATGGATGAACTCAAACGCTTCTGTGAAGACAAGAAACTCTTCGTCAATTTAACTCAAGTTTTTACACCAACACCGGGAACAGCATCAACAGCGACGTATTATACTGGTATTGAAACTCGTGATAAAAAGAAAGTCTATGTACCTCGAACATTTCGTGAGAAAAAAGATCAAAAGTATACTCTCTTTAGCAAAGAAGAACATGATCGTGATGATGAGAGTGGATAAATATGGCTACTTATAATACGAATGGGTTAGATATGCGTGAGACGATACAATGGTATACTTCTTCAAATGTTGGGCTTCCTTCGTTAGAAGGAGCTACCCT is part of the Candidatus Woesearchaeota archaeon genome and encodes:
- a CDS encoding tRNA-dihydrouridine synthase family protein: MIIHLAPLEGTSDCAFRTLCYNYGADVTYTEMIRVDALLRKNKSTLNMLDLKNETPTVIQLLALKPAALQKFVDTFDFYNVKPVGFNLNLGCPSPDVISEGSGAALIKRVARVQELVTILKKLGLPVTVKMRLGLNQYEKEHKVYLNLLNGVDADAFIVHARHARENSTTPADWTVFEEIIATGKKIIANGDITKFEDIEYFRKLGITEVMIARAAVRDPSVFRILKGKAMVSLDTVKRDYETLCEMYPNHPKYKENVWKYLGRKVEITSG
- a CDS encoding radical SAM protein, yielding MSQFLPVNLQEGKQYYQNFKQFDVVFITGDPYYDHPLSGMSIIARLLDSKGYKVGIIPQPETDEEFQACGQPKYFFCITSGLLDSMLANYTPMLHKRENVLVPERALITYTTKVKTLFKGVITVLGGVEATIRRFTHFDYKENTLRRGILHDTKADMLIFANAERAILTLLQRMSNIKKESDTFAQIRDKLDLSTIDGTSYRIKKEEIKPDIRVLPSFEQCVANKEDFSLLTRLHYLLPDAPFIEPTGVGFIQHNRPEHTLTQEEMDLIYNLPFTRDIHPHAKNREFNVQMVEKLAASVIIGRGCWGSCNFCIIPLVQGKEVAKRSKESIVKEIESMYAKGTKRINDLTLPTLNMYGSYCDLYDHPQEIYSPLINKTITVYNKTEYCNQQCVGCSHRQISDDLMPILEEVEKLNQKYQHTSLELRSAIRHDIILDQKKLFRKIMQFTTRLKIAPEHISDKVLASMNKARRKEFELFLEEFKKVNQEQGTRKRLVPYFVAAHPGSTQEDMDELKRFCEDKKLFVNLTQVFTPTPGTASTATYYTGIETRDKKKVYVPRTFREKKDQKYTLFSKEEHDRDDESG